TCAGTTTTCGCATAATCATCGGCAGCTTTTTTAATGGCCTTGTTCCGCTCACTTATTTCAGTCAGCGAGGCAGGAATCATTAAAATGATCAAAAGAAGAATTCTAGTTAGCAGATACATCTTTTATATCACGATTTTAAAGGTTTATGGTTTTTATTGGGAGCATTAAATCTATTAACGCCAAGCCCAATCCAATCAATAGAAAATAAAAGTATTTGTTGGCAGAGGCCTCTACCATTCTGGTACCTGTGACAGTACCTTCCTGACGCTCTATTGCCGATATCAGATCGGGTATCTCCTGAACTTCATCACTGAGTTCAAAATACTGACCACCTGTCTGACTTGCAATCAGTTTTAGATTATTTGAGTCCAATCTTGAAATTGCAGGTTGATTGGTTTTTGGGTCTATAATTCTGGAGTTTCCCCTTGGAATTGTACTCCCTTGTCCGGTCCCTACACCCAAAGTGAAAACTTTTACTCCCTGATCGCTGAGTTTCTCCGTAAGGTCTCCAAAATTTTCTGCAAAATCTTCCCCATCTGAAATTAATATCACAGATTTGGAATTGACATCAGGAGAATTTTCCAGACTGAATTTATCCAATGCCATGTTGAGTGGAGCGCTGATATCTGTTCCCTGATTTGGAACCAGGCCTGTGTTGAGTCCATCGAGATGAAGCTGAATCACGTTTTGATCGAATGTTAGGGGGCATTGAACAAAAGCCTCTGAACTGAATATGATAAGCCCGATCCTGTCTCCTGAAAAATTCTTTACTAAATTTTTAAGCTCATATTTAACCCTTTGAAGTCTGCTCGGACCAATATCTGTCGCGTTCATCGATTGAGAAAGGTCAATAGCAATGAAAATATCTTTACCTTCCTCTTTTATTTCTTTGAGGGCAGTTCCTATTGAAGGACCCGCAAGTGCAATCAAAAACAGAAAGAAGTAAGAAAACCTCAATAATATTTTAAAAAACAGCCTGTGCTTTTTTACTTCCAGTTTTTTATTGATTAAATAAAAACGAAATAGGTAAATAAAATACAGCAGTCCAAACAGGAAAGCCAGGATAATTATCAAATTCAAATCAGGATATGCCCAAATCATGGCCTGAAATTATAAAATATATATGAAAAGAAAAGGAATTAGATTTTATTGGTATAATTTTCAACACCAAAAGGAGTTTTGCCGTTATCATCCCAAACAATTATAGATCAATGAAGTTTTTGACGCTTTTGTATGCATCGTTTTGCATCCTAAAT
This window of the Aquiflexum balticum DSM 16537 genome carries:
- a CDS encoding vWA domain-containing protein, translated to MIWAYPDLNLIIILAFLFGLLYFIYLFRFYLINKKLEVKKHRLFFKILLRFSYFFLFLIALAGPSIGTALKEIKEEGKDIFIAIDLSQSMNATDIGPSRLQRVKYELKNLVKNFSGDRIGLIIFSSEAFVQCPLTFDQNVIQLHLDGLNTGLVPNQGTDISAPLNMALDKFSLENSPDVNSKSVILISDGEDFAENFGDLTEKLSDQGVKVFTLGVGTGQGSTIPRGNSRIIDPKTNQPAISRLDSNNLKLIASQTGGQYFELSDEVQEIPDLISAIERQEGTVTGTRMVEASANKYFYFLLIGLGLALIDLMLPIKTINL